Below is a genomic region from Caulobacter rhizosphaerae.
GTGAACTGTGACCTAGGCTTGCAGATCGGGGCCGCGGCGGGCCGCCGACCGTGCACGCAACTCCTGCTGCAACAGGTCATGATAAGCCAGGTGAACAGCGCCGGCCGATTCCAGGGCGTCGACAAGATGGTTCTCCAGAACGTCGACGCGATGAAGTGCAATTCGGGTTTCTCATTCGAAGGCGACAACCAGCGGACCACCGTCGTGGACGGCCATGTCGAAGGCATCGCCGCTACGGCGGCCTACGCCGCGCCCTCCGCGCGCGTCAACCCCAAGGCCGCCGGATGTGGCTACTATATTCGGGACAATAGCCGGGCCGAGATCGTCTTCGACCATTGCTCGGTGATCGACCTCGGGGGGCAGAACGGCTCGGCCGTCGCGGGCGTCTACATCGGCGAATGCACCTATCCCGCGCTGCAGTCGATCGCTTTTCAGCGCTGCACCTTTCCGAAGAAGATGGCGGATTCGACCACATATCGGCCGGTCGTCAATCGCGGCAAGTTCACGTGGGAGGGCGAGTGGCCCTATACAACCGAGCCCAGCCTGTCGGCTAACGGGTTCCACTACATAGACATGGTCATCCGCGACGAGGTGAGCAACATCCCGCCGTCGGACAACCTGCTGATGGGGCAGGGCGTGGTCAGCCTTCTCAGCCCCATCACCAAGACGGGAGCCATGCCCACCATAACGGAAGTTGGCGACGACGGGCAGGAGCACTCCGGCTGGACCGTGTCGTTCAACTCCGTCTATGAATTGGCCCAGATCGTGAAGATTCCAGCCGGCTGGAACACGATCGACGTGTCGGGCTACGGGCTGGCGGGCAGCCCTATTCTGTACGTCCAGCGCCTGGACGGCGATGGTCCGAGGGACTTCGTTCGGGTGCAGTTCAACGGCGATGGCCGGGAGCGCCGGTGGAGGATCTCGTTCTGGAACCCGATCGCCGGCCAGGGCGTCAAGGTCGGCTTCACCAACCAGCGCGCCCAACCCGGCGCCGATCGATTCTACATGAGCGAGATGGCGCTCTATCGAGGCTTCGCGCTGGAGAATATCCCTCGGCGGGCGGTGGAGACGGTCGCCGTCCTGCCCAGGCCGTCTGCTCGATGGGTCGGCCGGCAGGTGCTGCTACGCGAGGCGGGCAAGCCTGATCAGGTGTACATCTGCACGGAAACGAACCCCGGCGCGGCGGTCTGGCGCGTCAACGCCAGACCATAGGACAGCCGGCAAGCGGCCCTATGGCCGCCGCGGTGTGGCGCGTTGCGTCGCGAGGTGACGGGCGCGGCTGCCATAGCCGAGCGCGAGCGCCATGAAGAAGATCAGCAATTCATTGGTGAATGGAGCCGATGCAGTCGACACCACGAATACGAGCACCACGATCGCGAGGCTGAAGCGTTGCAGGGGGTCCCCTTGCGACGAGCGGGCCGGCTTGGTCACTAGCCGTTGAACAAACAGCAGCAGGAAGCCGGCATAGAGAACAAACCCGATCCAACCGCCTTCGCCAACGATCTTGGGCCAGAACACGTCCTGGAGATAGCCTGAATACTCTCGGCTGCCGCCGTACAGCGTGTTGATGCCGTAGGCGTAGTATACCTCGCTGTAGCCGCCCTGGTACGATGGCGCACTACCGAAGGTGCCCCCTCCGGAACCCAGAGGGAAATGCTGGTTGGCGATCAGCCAGGAGGCCTCGGTCATGCCTGCTCGAACGTTGGGGATGGCGTGGCCCCCGACGAACATGCTGGCGTGATTCAAAATCGCGGCGCCGAAGCCGGTCGTGAAGAGCACCACGGTCGCCGCCGCGGCGATTGAAAGCCCGATCAGCGCTGTGCCCAGATGTCCACCGCGCTTGGCCTTTCCCGAGATGAGAATCAGGCCGATACCGAGGCCGACAATTTCCTTGATGGACACGGTCAGGAGGACGGCCACGGCGAACACGGCCGTGAGCGCGAGCAGCCGGACATTGTTCTTGATCTGAAACAGCGTGTACGCGCCGAAAGCGGCGATGCAGTAGAGCCAGGCCAATTCCGTGTGGTGATGGAACAAGCCGCGGGGTAGGGGCAGGCTGCTCTTGTGAAGTAAGACGTCGCCATGAAGGTCGACGCCGCGGACCAGATCCAGGACGACGAAAGGCAGATTGATGATGCCGATGCCGATCATCGCCAGGAACAGCGTGCGGAACATGTCCACCGGTCGATCCAGGCGGTTCATGACCGCGCAAAGGCCGAGCACGAAAATGAAAAGTTTCGTGTCCAGTACGGTCGCGATGATAGCCGCCTTCGGCTGCTCGACGCCGCCGTAGGTCGATTGAATGCCGCCGATGATGAGAAGCGCGGCGTAGCCGGTGAACAGGACTGCAGGAACCCAGCCACGGGGGGTCACTGCATAGTATAGTGCCAGTGGGAGTAGAATGACGGCGGTAGCTTCGTCAAGATAAGACGGGGCGTAATTTCGTGATATCAGGAGAAGAACGTAGTGCAAAACGACGTATATGGCGAAAGCCGCCGTTGCGATGATGTCAACGCGAAGCGTTGGCCCCTTATAGTTCGCGCCGGGCTGAACTTGAGCTGGTCTATCGGTCATGAAGCCTCAATTTTCCCAGATCGAACACTTGCATGATTGCTGACGTCACCGACCTGCGAACTTCGCCACAAGCTTGCGAACGTCGCAGGCGTTCAAACCATAGAATACGACGAGATAGGTCAATCCGCAGGCGGCCAACTTCGCCAAAAGCCCGACGAGCGTGTGGGGCCAGATCGGGAGAAAGCCAACAACGGCCATGCCGACACAAGCCGCGCCGATCTTGGCGAAATTGGCCCAGGGCCAGATTCCGGCGGCCTCTTTGCGGAGCATGACCAGAGCCGTGCCCAGGCCCGCCAGGGTGCTCAGCACATAGGACAACGACAAGGTGGTCAGGTTGACCGCATGCAGCATGGGCAGGCCGAAGGCCGCGATCAGCAACGCGGCGATCGAAGCAATCGAGCCCCACAGGGCGCCGGACGATTTGCCGGCGGCGTAGAACAACGGATCGACGGCGAAGGCGCGGAAATAAAGCAGGGCCGAGGCCAGGATGCCGAAGCCGATTCCCGCCGCGTAGCTGGCATGATAGCTCCCAGGCACGGCCAGGGTGATAAAGATGTCCTGCAGGAGGTAGAAGCCGACAGCTGTAGGCCCCAGGAGAGCGGCGATCCAGCTGACGTGGCTGCGTGACTTCTGGCGGGCTTCGACGTCTGATCCGAAGTCCTTGGCCTTGAAAAGGTCCTGGGTGAGAATGACGTTGGCGGCCAGGCCGACGACGGCGACCGCCTTCTGCGACATATCCACCGCCAGCAAGAAGCCTCCGGATTCGGCCAGGCCCATGTAGGAGACCGCCGTCGAGCGCATGGCGGTGGGCAGTAGCGACGAAATGATCGTCGTCCCGGCCGCCATGCCGCCGTAGGCCAGCAGGAACCGGGCCTGGGTCCAATCGACGCTCATGCCGCCCTTGCTGCTGCCCCAGCCCTTGCGGACCACCATCGCCGCTGTCGGATAGGATAGCGCCAGAGCGATCAGGGCCAGGTGCCCCTTCTTTGTGATCCAGGCGGCGATGCAGAAGAACAGGAGGCTCAGGGACGTGCGCAGGATCAGCGAAAGTGAGAAGCTGACATTGGCGAAGGTCGCGCGGGAGACGGCCTGGTTGGCGTCGAAGACCGCCTGCATGATCGCATATAGGGCGATGACCGCGATATAGATCGCCCAGGACAGTTGGAGGGACAGGGCGCCAGCGATGACCCCCACAGCCAGAAGAAGCAGCGCCAGGGCGATGTAGATCGTCCTCATCACCCGCCGGCGGATAGCGGATAGCGCCACGTCCGAGCTGTAGCCGTAGCGGAGCAGCGACAGCCGCAGCCATTCGAAGGCGATGCTTACGGTCAGCTGGCCAAGGCCCAGCGTCAGGGTGAAGGCCGCGTATTCAGCCGGCGGCAGGATTCGCGGAGCCAGCAGGCTCAGCGCCAGCGCCGCGATGTTGGACAGCAGCAGAGCGCCGGGGAGGAGCGCGGCCTTCTTCATTGGCGTTTGGCACCCATAGCGCAGACAAATCTTGGGGATCGACGGTCGTCTGTGGCCTAACGCCATCCTGGCGGCGCATCTGGTGCGCGCCAGAATGGCGAGTCTTTCGTTCGGGCTAGCCGTAGAACTCTTGGTGCCAGCGGACGAAGTTCTCCAGCCCCTGCTTCAGCTTCACCTTCGGCTTGTAGCCCGTGAGGGCGTTGAGCTTGGCGATGTCAGCATAGGTGCAGGTGACGTCGCCCGGTTGCATGGGGCGCATGATCTTGACCGCCTCGCGGCCCAGCGCCGTCTCCAGCGTCGAAATCATCTCCATCAGGCCTACGGGGTCGTTGTCGCCGATGTTGTAGATCTCGTGCCGACCCTGGGCCGGCGGGTGGTCCAGGACGCCGACGACGCCGTCGACGATGTCGTCGATATAGGTGAAGTCGCGGGCCATCTTGCCCTCGCCGTACACTTCGATCGACTGGCCGTTCAGGATTTTCTGGGTGAAGCCGAAATAGGCCATGTCGGGGCGACCCCATGGGCCGTAGACGGTGAAGAACCGCAAGGCCGACATCGGAAAACCGTAGAGCTTGGCGTAGCTGATGCTCATCAGCTCGTCAGCACGCTTGGTGGCGGCGTACAGCGACACCGGCGCGTCGACAGGATCCGTTTCCTTGAAGCCGGCCCCTTCGCCGCCGTCCAGCGACTGAGGCCGATCGCCGTAGACACTGCTCGACGAGGCGTACACCAGATGTACGGCTTCCACCCGACGCGCGGCTTCCAGAACCGACAGGTGGCCGGCCAGATTCGAGCGTTGATAGGCGAACGGGTTCTCGATCGAATAGCGCACGCCGGCCTGGGCGGCCAGGTGCACGATCCGCTTGGCGTCGCTGTCGCGCACCAGGGTCTCGAAGGCGGCGGCGTCGGCGACGTCCATACGGACCATCGTGAAGCCAGGCCGCCCCTCCAAGCGCGCCGCGCGGGCGGCTTTGAGAGCCGGGTCGTAATAGTCGTTGAAGACATCGACGCCGATCACCGTCTCACCACGATCGAGCAGGCGCTCGGCCACGTGCATGCCGATGAAGCCCGCGGCTCCCGTGACGATCACCGCGGTCATGCTCAGCCCCGGCCGATCGAGGCGTAGGTGAAGCCGGCGCGCACCATTTCAGCGGGCTTGTAGACGTTGCGCAGGTCGACCACGACGGGCGTCTTCAGCAGGCCCTTGATGCGGTCCAGGTCCAGGGCGCGGAACTGGTCCCACTCGGTGAGCAGCAGCAGGACGTCGGCGCCGTCGGCGACCTCGTAAGGGCCGTTCTTGAACGTCACGCCCGGCAGCAGCTTCTCGGCCTCATGACGGCCTTCCGGATCGAAGGCCTGAACCGCGGCGCCCATGGCGAGCAGAGCCGGCAGGATGTCCAGGCTGGGCGCATCGCGCATGTCGTCGGTGTTGGGCTTGAAGGTCACGCCGAGCACACCGACCGTCTTGCCAGCCAGGTCCTCCAGGCCCATGGCCGCGGCCACCTTGTCGGCCATGGCCTTCTTGCGGGCGTCGTTGACCGCCACCGTGGTCTCGATCAGCCGGGTAGGCGCGCCATAGTCGTTGGCGGTGCGCACGAGCGCGATCGTATCCTTGGGGAAGCACGAGCCGCCATAGCCGGGCCCGGCGTTGAGGAACTTCGACCCGATCCGCTTGTCCAGACCGATGCCTTTGGCCACCTGCTGGACGTCCGCGCCGACCTTTTCGCACAGGTCGGCCATCTCGTTGATGAAGGTGATCTTCATCGCCAGGAAGGCGTTGGCGGCGTATTTGATCAGTTCGCTGGTGCGGCGTCCGGTGAAGACGATCGGCGTTTCGTTCAGGCTCAAGGGGCGGTAGAGTTCGCGCATTACCGCCTGGGCGCGTTCGTCCTCGGTGCCGACCACCACGCGATCGGGTCGCTTGAAGTCTTCGATCGCCGCGCCTTCCCGCAGGAATTCCGGGTTGGAGACTACGGCGAACTGGGCGTCGGGGCGGACCCGCTTGATGATCGCCTCGACCTCGTCGCCCGTACCCACCGGCACGGTCGACTTGGTGACGACCACGGTGAAGTCTTCGATCAGGCCGGCGATTTCCTCGGCGGCGGCGTAGACGTAGCTGAGGTCGGCGTGACCGTCGCCGCGCCGGGTCGGTGTCCCCACGGCGATGAACACCGCGTCGGCGGCCTTGATGGCCTCGGCGCCGTCGAGGGTGAAGAACAGGCGCCCTTCGCGCACGTTGCGCGCCACCAGATCGTCCAGGCCGGGCTCGAAAATCGGGATCTCACCGCGTTCGAGGCGCTCGATCTTGCTCGGATCCTTGTCGATGCAGGTCACGACGTGACCGAAGTCAGCGAAGCAGGCCCCAGACACCAGGCCCACATAACCGGTGCCAATCATCGCAACGCGCATGAAGTCCCCATTTGCAAAAGCCGCCCAAATTGGCAGCACAAAAAGTGAGCCTCGCTACCACTGGGTTAGGGTATTGGGCAACCAATTCTCTGAACTTTTTCCCAGAATATTTCGATGATCGCAGATTGCGACATTTGGGAACGAAATTGTGACGAAAACGGGCTCCCAAACGGGCGCGACTGGATTTCGTTCCCAAGTTATCAAAGTAAAGCGAAGCTTATTTCATCTTCGCGGATAGGCGAAATGACCGCCTCTCGACCTCAAGGAGAGGCCAGGGCGCGCATTGTATCGTTTAGGCTCTGCTTTCGGCGGGCAGGGCGACTGGTGCGCTCTTAGAGCGTTTGCGCAGAAAATCCGTCAGCGGACGTTCCAGCATCGTGTGGATGATCACCGCCATGATCGGGCTGAGCACAAGGCACAGCGCCACGCCCAGTGACGGCACGAACGCGCCCTTCAGGTGAAGCTTGGCAAGCGCCACGCCTACCAGCGGCACCAGGAAGGGGTGGAAGAGATACAAGGCATATGATGCATCGCCCTGCTTGATCATCCACTTGGGGATGCACTTGCCCAGCACGCCTTCCAGCTGAATCACCGACCCGACAATCAGCGCGGCGGGAATGCCCCAAAAGAAGGGACGCCACCGGCCGTGATTGTCCAGCGTCAGGATGGCGACCACGCCAATCACTAACACGAGGGCGGCCAGCCAGGGTTTCATTCGTACCTTGGGCAGGTACTGGGCGATCAACATGCCGAAGATAAATTCCAGGATGATCGCGCGAGTGAACGACAGGATGGCGGGGGCGTCCGGAGGGAGGGCGCTGCCTATCAAGGCCAGGGTCCCAAACGCCAGCCCGCAAAGCACCAGCGGATTCTTGCGCACGAAGAGCGCCAGGGCCACCAACGCGTAGAAGAACATCTCAAAGCACAACGTCCAGCCCACGGTCAGGACGGGCAGAATTTCACCTTCGCCGTTGCGGGCGGGGATGAACAGATAGGAGCTGAGGATGT
It encodes:
- a CDS encoding NAD-dependent epimerase/dehydratase family protein, with translation MSMTAVIVTGAAGFIGMHVAERLLDRGETVIGVDVFNDYYDPALKAARAARLEGRPGFTMVRMDVADAAAFETLVRDSDAKRIVHLAAQAGVRYSIENPFAYQRSNLAGHLSVLEAARRVEAVHLVYASSSSVYGDRPQSLDGGEGAGFKETDPVDAPVSLYAATKRADELMSISYAKLYGFPMSALRFFTVYGPWGRPDMAYFGFTQKILNGQSIEVYGEGKMARDFTYIDDIVDGVVGVLDHPPAQGRHEIYNIGDNDPVGLMEMISTLETALGREAVKIMRPMQPGDVTCTYADIAKLNALTGYKPKVKLKQGLENFVRWHQEFYG
- a CDS encoding acyltransferase family protein, translated to MPQMSSSPKFETFMGLQALRFIAALLVVSAHATEMVAERLMGLGAGHFWPNGTAGVDIFFVISGFVMAVSAGSMTAKANAAREFLVRRIIRVVPMYWIATTLKIAMVLALPALALHTQLRPGHILSSYLFIPARNGEGEILPVLTVGWTLCFEMFFYALVALALFVRKNPLVLCGLAFGTLALIGSALPPDAPAILSFTRAIILEFIFGMLIAQYLPKVRMKPWLAALVLVIGVVAILTLDNHGRWRPFFWGIPAALIVGSVIQLEGVLGKCIPKWMIKQGDASYALYLFHPFLVPLVGVALAKLHLKGAFVPSLGVALCLVLSPIMAVIIHTMLERPLTDFLRKRSKSAPVALPAESRA
- a CDS encoding UDP-glucose dehydrogenase family protein; the encoded protein is MRVAMIGTGYVGLVSGACFADFGHVVTCIDKDPSKIERLERGEIPIFEPGLDDLVARNVREGRLFFTLDGAEAIKAADAVFIAVGTPTRRGDGHADLSYVYAAAEEIAGLIEDFTVVVTKSTVPVGTGDEVEAIIKRVRPDAQFAVVSNPEFLREGAAIEDFKRPDRVVVGTEDERAQAVMRELYRPLSLNETPIVFTGRRTSELIKYAANAFLAMKITFINEMADLCEKVGADVQQVAKGIGLDKRIGSKFLNAGPGYGGSCFPKDTIALVRTANDYGAPTRLIETTVAVNDARKKAMADKVAAAMGLEDLAGKTVGVLGVTFKPNTDDMRDAPSLDILPALLAMGAAVQAFDPEGRHEAEKLLPGVTFKNGPYEVADGADVLLLLTEWDQFRALDLDRIKGLLKTPVVVDLRNVYKPAEMVRAGFTYASIGRG